Below is a window of Halobaculum lipolyticum DNA.
GAACGCCTCCAGCGCCTCGCGCTGCTCGGTGTTGAGGTCCTCGGGCGTGACGACCTGCACGTTCACGTAGAGGTCGCCGTTCCCGCGGCGGCGCAGCCGCGGCATCCCCTTCCCCTTGAGGCGGAACGTCTCGCCGCTCTGGGTGCCCGCGGGCACCTCGAACTCGACGCTCCCGTCGAGCGTCTCCAACTGCACCGTGTCGCCGAAGACGGCCTGCGGGAACGACACCGGCTCGGTGAGGTGGAGGTCGGCGCCGTCGCGCTCGAACCGGTCGTCGCCCTCGACGCGCACCTCGATGAGCAGGTCGCCGTCGCGCGCGCCGGGTTCGCCGGGCGCGCCCTCGCCGTCCATCCGCAGCGTCTGCCCGTCCTGGATCCCCGCGGGGACGTCGACGGTGAGGGTGGTCTCCTCGCGGGTGATCCCCGACCCGCTACAGGTCCCACAGTCCTCGGAGTACAGCTCCCCCTCGCCGTCACACCGCGGACACGCGCCGGTCTGCTGGACGCGCCCCAGCGGCGTCTGCTGGACCTGCGTCACCTGTCCGCGGCCGTCACACTGCGGACACGTCTCCACGTCCGCGTCCTCGGGGTGACCGGAGCCGCCGCAGTCGTCACAGCGGGTCGGTCGCGCGACGGAGAACTGCTTGGTGACGCCGTCGTGGGCCTCCTGCAGGTCGATGTCGAGGTCCGTGCGCAGGTCCTTCCCCGGGCGCGGCCCGCCGCGGCCGCGGCCGCCGGCGCCCCCGAAGAACTCCTCGAAGATGTCGCCGAGGCCGCCCATTCCG
It encodes the following:
- the dnaJ gene encoding molecular chaperone DnaJ — encoded protein: MSEDFYDVLGVSRDASEEEIKQAYRQKATEYHPDVSDAEDAEEKFKQVKKAKEVLTDEEKRSAYDRMGHEQFEQAEKRGGVGGGGPGGAGGMGGDPFGGMGGGAGGMGGLGDIFEEFFGGAGGRGRGGPRPGKDLRTDLDIDLQEAHDGVTKQFSVARPTRCDDCGGSGHPEDADVETCPQCDGRGQVTQVQQTPLGRVQQTGACPRCDGEGELYSEDCGTCSGSGITREETTLTVDVPAGIQDGQTLRMDGEGAPGEPGARDGDLLIEVRVEGDDRFERDGADLHLTEPVSFPQAVFGDTVQLETLDGSVEFEVPAGTQSGETFRLKGKGMPRLRRRGNGDLYVNVQVVTPEDLNTEQREALEAFAEAGGEEIDVSEGFFEKIKNSL